From a region of the Neodiprion fabricii isolate iyNeoFabr1 chromosome 7, iyNeoFabr1.1, whole genome shotgun sequence genome:
- the LOC124186954 gene encoding mitogen-activated protein kinase kinase kinase kinase 5 isoform X2, with protein sequence MAGNVNALSSDISRRNPQDEYELIQRIGSGTYGDVYKAKRLSMNDLAAIKVIKLEPGDDFAIIQQEILMMKDCKHPNIIAYYGSYLRRDKLWICMEYCGGGSLQDIYHITGPLSEIQIAYMCRETLLGLSYLHEKGKMHRDIKGANILLTENGDVKLADFGVSAQITATINKRKSFIGTPYWMAPEVAAVERKGGYNQLCDIWACGITAIELAELQPPMFDLHPMRALFLMSKSGFKPPTLKDRDKWSPTFHNFVKVALTKNPKKRPTADKLLQHAFFQGDMSKRLALELLQKVSNPSHMFTELEPDDDGAVPNVPQRIASRHTARSRPKSPIPQLDSDDRINLGEDTLQRESVAPSVDSNPAWDIIDIMNNVKTVHNCDVHPDCGIGTAFEDVPENKHGARVTTDSRLSRRSKTGTEIFHMSLRGNAMSMVAGHCDQLYSLQATLPLGESSGDCEVHRDYYNNVTGSQASPRRHSSVDELYSLVSGSLSLAAVSGQRQRSLSDSAPRDDLPRSNGDGNEAPGNGEGEGVGPDLLTDTPPIPPRRRDRKRHTPPRPVSNGLPPTPKVHMGACFSKVFNGCPLRIHCTASWIHPDTRDQHLLIAAEEGIYNLNLNELHETAIDQLYPRRTIWMYVIKDVLMSLSGKTPQLYRHDLLAMQSKQTHRFSLHMNRIPERLVPRKFALTTKVPDTKGCSKCCVGRNPYNGYKYLCGAMPAGIFLMQWYDPLNKFMLLKHFDCTLPSPLNVFEMVITPEMEYPMVCVSVKQAYQQNKLKLDLVNMNSGASWFHSDELEDMDGSATVIPRRENLQVINVTQLEKDAILVCYDNLIKVVTLVGNPRVSKKQISELQFHFQIESIICLPDSVLAFHKHGMQGRSFKNGDITQEIVDPSRTYRLLGSDKVVMLESHLVHTGTLTESEGADLYILAGHEASY encoded by the exons ATGGCAGGTAACGTGAACGCGTTGTCCAGTGATATAAGTCGACGAAATCCGCAGGATGAATACGAACTGATACAGAGGATAGGCAGTGGTACCTACGGCGACGTTTATAAG GCAAAAAGACTTTCCATGAACGATCTCGCTGCTATCAAGGTTATCAAACTCGAGCCAG GGGATGATTTTGCAATTATTCAACAAGAAATCTTAATGATGAAAGACTGCAAGCATCCCAATATCATCGCGTACTACGGAAGCTATCTTAGAAGGGATAAACTATGGATTTGCATGGAGTACTGCGGGGGTGGTTCTCTCCAAGACATATACCACA TTACTGGACCACTCTCGGAGATTCAGATAGCTTACATGTGCAGAGAGACGCTACTTGGGCTATCCTATCTCCACGAGAAAGGAAAGATGCACAGAGATATCAAAGGTGCGAATATACTGCTCACGGAGAACGGGGATGTAAAACTTGCAGATTTTGGCGTATCTGCTCAAATCACAGCTACGATAAACAAGAGAAAAAGTTTCATAGGAACACCTTACTGGATGGCGCCTGAG GTTGCAGCTGTTGAGAGGAAGGGTGGTTATAATCAGCTCTGTGATATTTGGGCTTGTGGAATAACAGCTATCGAGCTGGCAGAGCTACAACCTCCTATGTTTGATCTGCACCCTATGAGAGCGCTTTTTCTTATGTCAAAATCTGGCTTCAAGCCCCCAACGTTGAAAGATAGGGATAAGTGGAGTCCGACGTTTCACAATTTCGTCAAAGTTGCTCTGACTAAAAATCCTAAGAAAAGACCGACGGCGGATAAATTATTGCAG CACGCCTTTTTCCAAGGTGATATGAGTAAAAGACTGGCTTTGGAATTGCTCCAAAAAGTATCGAATCCAAGTCACATGTTCACAGAACTTGAACCCGACGATGACGGTGCGGTACCAAACGTCCCCCAGCGTATAGCGTCACGGCACACTGCCAGATCCCGACCAAAAAGTCCCATTCCACAGTTAGATAGCGATG ATCGAATAAATTTAGGTGAGGATACGTTACAGAGAGAATCAGTAGCCCCTTCTGTAGATAGTAATCCCGCCTGGGATATCATAGACATCATGAACAACGTCAAG ACTGTACATAATTGTGACGTGCATCCGGATTGTGGAATAGGAACTGCGTTCGAAGATGTCCCAGAAAA TAAGCATGGAGCTAGAGTCACAACCGATAGTAGACTGTCACGTCGAAGCAAAACAGGCACCGAGATTTTTCATATGAGCCTCAG GGGGAATGCAATGTCGATGGTTGCTGGGCATTGCGATCAGCTATATTCCCTGCA agCCACTCTGCCTCTTGGAGAATCGTCGGGTGACTGTGAGGTGCATCGGGACTACTATAACAACGTGACTG GGTCGCAAGCGAGTCCTAGACGTCACAGCTCTGTGGATGAGTTGTACAGCTTGGTGAGTGGCTCCCTTTCCTTGGCAGCTGTTAGCGGACAACGTCAGCGATCGCTCTCGGACAGTGCACCGAGAGATGACCTGCCAAGGTCCAATG GGGATGGTAACGAAGCACCTGGAAATGGGGAGGGCGAGGGAGTGGGACCCGATCTCTTGACGGACACACCTCCCATACCTCCTCGGCGAAGGGATAGGAAGAGGCATACACCGCCACGGCCTGTGAGCAACGGGCTTCCTCCGACACCAAAAGTGCACATGGGAGCGTGTTTTTCGAAG GTATTCAATGGCTGTCCATTGAGGATACATTGTACAGCAAGTTGGATTCATCCGGACACGAGGGATCAGCACTTACTCATAGCTGCCGAAGAAGGAATTTACAACTTGAATCTGAACGAATTACACGAAACTGCTATCGATCAGCTGTATCCAAGACGAACTATTTGGATGTATGTCATTAAGGACGTCCTCATGTCCTTATCTG GCAAAACTCCTCAGCTGTACAGGCACGACCTTTTGGCAATGCAAAGCAAACAAACGCACAGGTTTTCGTTGCATATGAACAGAATACCCGAGAGATTAGTGCCAAGGAAATTCGCTCTGACCACCAAAGTTCCGGACACAAAGGGGTGTTCGAAATGTTGCGTAGGTCGCAATCCTTATAACGG GTATAAATACCTCTGTGGAGCTATGCCTGcgggaatatttttaatgcaGTGGTATGATCCGCTTAACAAATTTATGCTATTGAAACACTTTGATTGCACATTACCGTCACCTCTGAATGTATTCGAGATGGTTATTACTCCGGAGATGGAATATCCGATGGTATGTGTGTCGGTGAAGCAGGCGTATCAacagaataaattaaaactagATTTGGTCAACATGAATTCCGGAGCAAGCTGGTTCCATAGCGACGAATTGGAAGACATGGATGGCTCAG CCACCGTTATTCCAAGGAGAGAGAACCTCCAAGTAATAAATGTAACGCAGCTCGAAAAAGACGCGATCTTAGTATGCTATGACA atttaaTTAAGGTAGTGACGCTCGTAGGGAATCCAAGAGTAAGCAAAAAGCAGATCTCGGAGCtccaatttcattttcaaatcgaatctatCA TTTGTTTACCGGACAGCGTATTAGCATTCCATAAACACGGCATGCAAGGAAGGAGTTTTAAAAATGGCGATATAACTCAAGAAATCGTTGATCCAAGTAGAACGTACAGGTTACTTGGATCTGACAA GGTTGTGATGCTGGAGAGCCATTTGGTTCACACAGGAACCTTGACGGAGTCCGAAGGGGCAGATTTGTATATACTCGCGGGACACGAAGCCAGCTATTAG
- the LOC124186954 gene encoding mitogen-activated protein kinase kinase kinase kinase 5 isoform X3: MAGNVNALSSDISRRNPQDEYELIQRIGSGTYGDVYKAKRLSMNDLAAIKVIKLEPGDDFAIIQQEILMMKDCKHPNIIAYYGSYLRRDKLWICMEYCGGGSLQDIYHITGPLSEIQIAYMCRETLLGLSYLHEKGKMHRDIKGANILLTENGDVKLADFGVSAQITATINKRKSFIGTPYWMAPEVAAVERKGGYNQLCDIWACGITAIELAELQPPMFDLHPMRALFLMSKSGFKPPTLKDRDKWSPTFHNFVKVALTKNPKKRPTADKLLQHAFFQGDMSKRLALELLQKVSNPSHMFTELEPDDDGAVPNVPQRIASRHTARSRPKSPIPQLDSDDRINLGEDTLQRESVAPSVDSNPAWDIIDIMNNVKTVHNCDVHPDCGIGTAFEDVPENKHGARVTTDSRLSRRSKTGTEIFHMSLRSLLQYIDEELLLRATLPLGESSGDCEVHRDYYNNVTGSQASPRRHSSVDELYSLVSGSLSLAAVSGQRQRSLSDSAPRDDLPRSNGDGNEAPGNGEGEGVGPDLLTDTPPIPPRRRDRKRHTPPRPVSNGLPPTPKVHMGACFSKVFNGCPLRIHCTASWIHPDTRDQHLLIAAEEGIYNLNLNELHETAIDQLYPRRTIWMYVIKDVLMSLSGKTPQLYRHDLLAMQSKQTHRFSLHMNRIPERLVPRKFALTTKVPDTKGCSKCCVGRNPYNGYKYLCGAMPAGIFLMQWYDPLNKFMLLKHFDCTLPSPLNVFEMVITPEMEYPMVCVSVKQAYQQNKLKLDLVNMNSGASWFHSDELEDMDGSATVIPRRENLQVINVTQLEKDAILVCYDNLIKVVTLVGNPRVSKKQISELQFHFQIESIICLPDSVLAFHKHGMQGRSFKNGDITQEIVDPSRTYRLLGSDKVVMLESHLVHTGTLTESEGADLYILAGHEASY, translated from the exons ATGGCAGGTAACGTGAACGCGTTGTCCAGTGATATAAGTCGACGAAATCCGCAGGATGAATACGAACTGATACAGAGGATAGGCAGTGGTACCTACGGCGACGTTTATAAG GCAAAAAGACTTTCCATGAACGATCTCGCTGCTATCAAGGTTATCAAACTCGAGCCAG GGGATGATTTTGCAATTATTCAACAAGAAATCTTAATGATGAAAGACTGCAAGCATCCCAATATCATCGCGTACTACGGAAGCTATCTTAGAAGGGATAAACTATGGATTTGCATGGAGTACTGCGGGGGTGGTTCTCTCCAAGACATATACCACA TTACTGGACCACTCTCGGAGATTCAGATAGCTTACATGTGCAGAGAGACGCTACTTGGGCTATCCTATCTCCACGAGAAAGGAAAGATGCACAGAGATATCAAAGGTGCGAATATACTGCTCACGGAGAACGGGGATGTAAAACTTGCAGATTTTGGCGTATCTGCTCAAATCACAGCTACGATAAACAAGAGAAAAAGTTTCATAGGAACACCTTACTGGATGGCGCCTGAG GTTGCAGCTGTTGAGAGGAAGGGTGGTTATAATCAGCTCTGTGATATTTGGGCTTGTGGAATAACAGCTATCGAGCTGGCAGAGCTACAACCTCCTATGTTTGATCTGCACCCTATGAGAGCGCTTTTTCTTATGTCAAAATCTGGCTTCAAGCCCCCAACGTTGAAAGATAGGGATAAGTGGAGTCCGACGTTTCACAATTTCGTCAAAGTTGCTCTGACTAAAAATCCTAAGAAAAGACCGACGGCGGATAAATTATTGCAG CACGCCTTTTTCCAAGGTGATATGAGTAAAAGACTGGCTTTGGAATTGCTCCAAAAAGTATCGAATCCAAGTCACATGTTCACAGAACTTGAACCCGACGATGACGGTGCGGTACCAAACGTCCCCCAGCGTATAGCGTCACGGCACACTGCCAGATCCCGACCAAAAAGTCCCATTCCACAGTTAGATAGCGATG ATCGAATAAATTTAGGTGAGGATACGTTACAGAGAGAATCAGTAGCCCCTTCTGTAGATAGTAATCCCGCCTGGGATATCATAGACATCATGAACAACGTCAAG ACTGTACATAATTGTGACGTGCATCCGGATTGTGGAATAGGAACTGCGTTCGAAGATGTCCCAGAAAA TAAGCATGGAGCTAGAGTCACAACCGATAGTAGACTGTCACGTCGAAGCAAAACAGGCACCGAGATTTTTCATATGAGCCTCAG GAGTCTATTGCAGTACATTGATGAGGAGTTGTTGCTAAG agCCACTCTGCCTCTTGGAGAATCGTCGGGTGACTGTGAGGTGCATCGGGACTACTATAACAACGTGACTG GGTCGCAAGCGAGTCCTAGACGTCACAGCTCTGTGGATGAGTTGTACAGCTTGGTGAGTGGCTCCCTTTCCTTGGCAGCTGTTAGCGGACAACGTCAGCGATCGCTCTCGGACAGTGCACCGAGAGATGACCTGCCAAGGTCCAATG GGGATGGTAACGAAGCACCTGGAAATGGGGAGGGCGAGGGAGTGGGACCCGATCTCTTGACGGACACACCTCCCATACCTCCTCGGCGAAGGGATAGGAAGAGGCATACACCGCCACGGCCTGTGAGCAACGGGCTTCCTCCGACACCAAAAGTGCACATGGGAGCGTGTTTTTCGAAG GTATTCAATGGCTGTCCATTGAGGATACATTGTACAGCAAGTTGGATTCATCCGGACACGAGGGATCAGCACTTACTCATAGCTGCCGAAGAAGGAATTTACAACTTGAATCTGAACGAATTACACGAAACTGCTATCGATCAGCTGTATCCAAGACGAACTATTTGGATGTATGTCATTAAGGACGTCCTCATGTCCTTATCTG GCAAAACTCCTCAGCTGTACAGGCACGACCTTTTGGCAATGCAAAGCAAACAAACGCACAGGTTTTCGTTGCATATGAACAGAATACCCGAGAGATTAGTGCCAAGGAAATTCGCTCTGACCACCAAAGTTCCGGACACAAAGGGGTGTTCGAAATGTTGCGTAGGTCGCAATCCTTATAACGG GTATAAATACCTCTGTGGAGCTATGCCTGcgggaatatttttaatgcaGTGGTATGATCCGCTTAACAAATTTATGCTATTGAAACACTTTGATTGCACATTACCGTCACCTCTGAATGTATTCGAGATGGTTATTACTCCGGAGATGGAATATCCGATGGTATGTGTGTCGGTGAAGCAGGCGTATCAacagaataaattaaaactagATTTGGTCAACATGAATTCCGGAGCAAGCTGGTTCCATAGCGACGAATTGGAAGACATGGATGGCTCAG CCACCGTTATTCCAAGGAGAGAGAACCTCCAAGTAATAAATGTAACGCAGCTCGAAAAAGACGCGATCTTAGTATGCTATGACA atttaaTTAAGGTAGTGACGCTCGTAGGGAATCCAAGAGTAAGCAAAAAGCAGATCTCGGAGCtccaatttcattttcaaatcgaatctatCA TTTGTTTACCGGACAGCGTATTAGCATTCCATAAACACGGCATGCAAGGAAGGAGTTTTAAAAATGGCGATATAACTCAAGAAATCGTTGATCCAAGTAGAACGTACAGGTTACTTGGATCTGACAA GGTTGTGATGCTGGAGAGCCATTTGGTTCACACAGGAACCTTGACGGAGTCCGAAGGGGCAGATTTGTATATACTCGCGGGACACGAAGCCAGCTATTAG
- the LOC124186954 gene encoding mitogen-activated protein kinase kinase kinase kinase 3 isoform X11 codes for MAGNVNALSSDISRRNPQDEYELIQRIGSGTYGDVYKAKRLSMNDLAAIKVIKLEPGDDFAIIQQEILMMKDCKHPNIIAYYGSYLRRDKLWICMEYCGGGSLQDIYHITGPLSEIQIAYMCRETLLGLSYLHEKGKMHRDIKGANILLTENGDVKLADFGVSAQITATINKRKSFIGTPYWMAPEVAAVERKGGYNQLCDIWACGITAIELAELQPPMFDLHPMRALFLMSKSGFKPPTLKDRDKWSPTFHNFVKVALTKNPKKRPTADKLLQHAFFQGDMSKRLALELLQKVSNPSHMFTELEPDDDGAVPNVPQRIASRHTARSRPKSPIPQLDSDDRINLGEDTLQRESVAPSVDSNPAWDIIDIMNNVKTVHNCDVHPDCGIGTAFEDVPEKATLPLGESSGDCEVHRDYYNNVTGDGNEAPGNGEGEGVGPDLLTDTPPIPPRRRDRKRHTPPRPVSNGLPPTPKVHMGACFSKVFNGCPLRIHCTASWIHPDTRDQHLLIAAEEGIYNLNLNELHETAIDQLYPRRTIWMYVIKDVLMSLSGKTPQLYRHDLLAMQSKQTHRFSLHMNRIPERLVPRKFALTTKVPDTKGCSKCCVGRNPYNGYKYLCGAMPAGIFLMQWYDPLNKFMLLKHFDCTLPSPLNVFEMVITPEMEYPMVCVSVKQAYQQNKLKLDLVNMNSGASWFHSDELEDMDGSATVIPRRENLQVINVTQLEKDAILVCYDNLIKVVTLVGNPRVSKKQISELQFHFQIESIICLPDSVLAFHKHGMQGRSFKNGDITQEIVDPSRTYRLLGSDKVVMLESHLVHTGTLTESEGADLYILAGHEASY; via the exons ATGGCAGGTAACGTGAACGCGTTGTCCAGTGATATAAGTCGACGAAATCCGCAGGATGAATACGAACTGATACAGAGGATAGGCAGTGGTACCTACGGCGACGTTTATAAG GCAAAAAGACTTTCCATGAACGATCTCGCTGCTATCAAGGTTATCAAACTCGAGCCAG GGGATGATTTTGCAATTATTCAACAAGAAATCTTAATGATGAAAGACTGCAAGCATCCCAATATCATCGCGTACTACGGAAGCTATCTTAGAAGGGATAAACTATGGATTTGCATGGAGTACTGCGGGGGTGGTTCTCTCCAAGACATATACCACA TTACTGGACCACTCTCGGAGATTCAGATAGCTTACATGTGCAGAGAGACGCTACTTGGGCTATCCTATCTCCACGAGAAAGGAAAGATGCACAGAGATATCAAAGGTGCGAATATACTGCTCACGGAGAACGGGGATGTAAAACTTGCAGATTTTGGCGTATCTGCTCAAATCACAGCTACGATAAACAAGAGAAAAAGTTTCATAGGAACACCTTACTGGATGGCGCCTGAG GTTGCAGCTGTTGAGAGGAAGGGTGGTTATAATCAGCTCTGTGATATTTGGGCTTGTGGAATAACAGCTATCGAGCTGGCAGAGCTACAACCTCCTATGTTTGATCTGCACCCTATGAGAGCGCTTTTTCTTATGTCAAAATCTGGCTTCAAGCCCCCAACGTTGAAAGATAGGGATAAGTGGAGTCCGACGTTTCACAATTTCGTCAAAGTTGCTCTGACTAAAAATCCTAAGAAAAGACCGACGGCGGATAAATTATTGCAG CACGCCTTTTTCCAAGGTGATATGAGTAAAAGACTGGCTTTGGAATTGCTCCAAAAAGTATCGAATCCAAGTCACATGTTCACAGAACTTGAACCCGACGATGACGGTGCGGTACCAAACGTCCCCCAGCGTATAGCGTCACGGCACACTGCCAGATCCCGACCAAAAAGTCCCATTCCACAGTTAGATAGCGATG ATCGAATAAATTTAGGTGAGGATACGTTACAGAGAGAATCAGTAGCCCCTTCTGTAGATAGTAATCCCGCCTGGGATATCATAGACATCATGAACAACGTCAAG ACTGTACATAATTGTGACGTGCATCCGGATTGTGGAATAGGAACTGCGTTCGAAGATGTCCCAGAAAA agCCACTCTGCCTCTTGGAGAATCGTCGGGTGACTGTGAGGTGCATCGGGACTACTATAACAACGTGACTG GGGATGGTAACGAAGCACCTGGAAATGGGGAGGGCGAGGGAGTGGGACCCGATCTCTTGACGGACACACCTCCCATACCTCCTCGGCGAAGGGATAGGAAGAGGCATACACCGCCACGGCCTGTGAGCAACGGGCTTCCTCCGACACCAAAAGTGCACATGGGAGCGTGTTTTTCGAAG GTATTCAATGGCTGTCCATTGAGGATACATTGTACAGCAAGTTGGATTCATCCGGACACGAGGGATCAGCACTTACTCATAGCTGCCGAAGAAGGAATTTACAACTTGAATCTGAACGAATTACACGAAACTGCTATCGATCAGCTGTATCCAAGACGAACTATTTGGATGTATGTCATTAAGGACGTCCTCATGTCCTTATCTG GCAAAACTCCTCAGCTGTACAGGCACGACCTTTTGGCAATGCAAAGCAAACAAACGCACAGGTTTTCGTTGCATATGAACAGAATACCCGAGAGATTAGTGCCAAGGAAATTCGCTCTGACCACCAAAGTTCCGGACACAAAGGGGTGTTCGAAATGTTGCGTAGGTCGCAATCCTTATAACGG GTATAAATACCTCTGTGGAGCTATGCCTGcgggaatatttttaatgcaGTGGTATGATCCGCTTAACAAATTTATGCTATTGAAACACTTTGATTGCACATTACCGTCACCTCTGAATGTATTCGAGATGGTTATTACTCCGGAGATGGAATATCCGATGGTATGTGTGTCGGTGAAGCAGGCGTATCAacagaataaattaaaactagATTTGGTCAACATGAATTCCGGAGCAAGCTGGTTCCATAGCGACGAATTGGAAGACATGGATGGCTCAG CCACCGTTATTCCAAGGAGAGAGAACCTCCAAGTAATAAATGTAACGCAGCTCGAAAAAGACGCGATCTTAGTATGCTATGACA atttaaTTAAGGTAGTGACGCTCGTAGGGAATCCAAGAGTAAGCAAAAAGCAGATCTCGGAGCtccaatttcattttcaaatcgaatctatCA TTTGTTTACCGGACAGCGTATTAGCATTCCATAAACACGGCATGCAAGGAAGGAGTTTTAAAAATGGCGATATAACTCAAGAAATCGTTGATCCAAGTAGAACGTACAGGTTACTTGGATCTGACAA GGTTGTGATGCTGGAGAGCCATTTGGTTCACACAGGAACCTTGACGGAGTCCGAAGGGGCAGATTTGTATATACTCGCGGGACACGAAGCCAGCTATTAG
- the LOC124186954 gene encoding mitogen-activated protein kinase kinase kinase kinase 5 isoform X8 gives MAGNVNALSSDISRRNPQDEYELIQRIGSGTYGDVYKAKRLSMNDLAAIKVIKLEPGDDFAIIQQEILMMKDCKHPNIIAYYGSYLRRDKLWICMEYCGGGSLQDIYHITGPLSEIQIAYMCRETLLGLSYLHEKGKMHRDIKGANILLTENGDVKLADFGVSAQITATINKRKSFIGTPYWMAPEVAAVERKGGYNQLCDIWACGITAIELAELQPPMFDLHPMRALFLMSKSGFKPPTLKDRDKWSPTFHNFVKVALTKNPKKRPTADKLLQHAFFQGDMSKRLALELLQKVSNPSHMFTELEPDDDGAVPNVPQRIASRHTARSRPKSPIPQLDSDDRINLGEDTLQRESVAPSVDSNPAWDIIDIMNNVKTVHNCDVHPDCGIGTAFEDVPEKATLPLGESSGDCEVHRDYYNNVTGSQASPRRHSSVDELYSLVSGSLSLAAVSGQRQRSLSDSAPRDDLPRSNGDGNEAPGNGEGEGVGPDLLTDTPPIPPRRRDRKRHTPPRPVSNGLPPTPKVHMGACFSKVFNGCPLRIHCTASWIHPDTRDQHLLIAAEEGIYNLNLNELHETAIDQLYPRRTIWMYVIKDVLMSLSGKTPQLYRHDLLAMQSKQTHRFSLHMNRIPERLVPRKFALTTKVPDTKGCSKCCVGRNPYNGYKYLCGAMPAGIFLMQWYDPLNKFMLLKHFDCTLPSPLNVFEMVITPEMEYPMVCVSVKQAYQQNKLKLDLVNMNSGASWFHSDELEDMDGSATVIPRRENLQVINVTQLEKDAILVCYDNLIKVVTLVGNPRVSKKQISELQFHFQIESIICLPDSVLAFHKHGMQGRSFKNGDITQEIVDPSRTYRLLGSDKVVMLESHLVHTGTLTESEGADLYILAGHEASY, from the exons ATGGCAGGTAACGTGAACGCGTTGTCCAGTGATATAAGTCGACGAAATCCGCAGGATGAATACGAACTGATACAGAGGATAGGCAGTGGTACCTACGGCGACGTTTATAAG GCAAAAAGACTTTCCATGAACGATCTCGCTGCTATCAAGGTTATCAAACTCGAGCCAG GGGATGATTTTGCAATTATTCAACAAGAAATCTTAATGATGAAAGACTGCAAGCATCCCAATATCATCGCGTACTACGGAAGCTATCTTAGAAGGGATAAACTATGGATTTGCATGGAGTACTGCGGGGGTGGTTCTCTCCAAGACATATACCACA TTACTGGACCACTCTCGGAGATTCAGATAGCTTACATGTGCAGAGAGACGCTACTTGGGCTATCCTATCTCCACGAGAAAGGAAAGATGCACAGAGATATCAAAGGTGCGAATATACTGCTCACGGAGAACGGGGATGTAAAACTTGCAGATTTTGGCGTATCTGCTCAAATCACAGCTACGATAAACAAGAGAAAAAGTTTCATAGGAACACCTTACTGGATGGCGCCTGAG GTTGCAGCTGTTGAGAGGAAGGGTGGTTATAATCAGCTCTGTGATATTTGGGCTTGTGGAATAACAGCTATCGAGCTGGCAGAGCTACAACCTCCTATGTTTGATCTGCACCCTATGAGAGCGCTTTTTCTTATGTCAAAATCTGGCTTCAAGCCCCCAACGTTGAAAGATAGGGATAAGTGGAGTCCGACGTTTCACAATTTCGTCAAAGTTGCTCTGACTAAAAATCCTAAGAAAAGACCGACGGCGGATAAATTATTGCAG CACGCCTTTTTCCAAGGTGATATGAGTAAAAGACTGGCTTTGGAATTGCTCCAAAAAGTATCGAATCCAAGTCACATGTTCACAGAACTTGAACCCGACGATGACGGTGCGGTACCAAACGTCCCCCAGCGTATAGCGTCACGGCACACTGCCAGATCCCGACCAAAAAGTCCCATTCCACAGTTAGATAGCGATG ATCGAATAAATTTAGGTGAGGATACGTTACAGAGAGAATCAGTAGCCCCTTCTGTAGATAGTAATCCCGCCTGGGATATCATAGACATCATGAACAACGTCAAG ACTGTACATAATTGTGACGTGCATCCGGATTGTGGAATAGGAACTGCGTTCGAAGATGTCCCAGAAAA agCCACTCTGCCTCTTGGAGAATCGTCGGGTGACTGTGAGGTGCATCGGGACTACTATAACAACGTGACTG GGTCGCAAGCGAGTCCTAGACGTCACAGCTCTGTGGATGAGTTGTACAGCTTGGTGAGTGGCTCCCTTTCCTTGGCAGCTGTTAGCGGACAACGTCAGCGATCGCTCTCGGACAGTGCACCGAGAGATGACCTGCCAAGGTCCAATG GGGATGGTAACGAAGCACCTGGAAATGGGGAGGGCGAGGGAGTGGGACCCGATCTCTTGACGGACACACCTCCCATACCTCCTCGGCGAAGGGATAGGAAGAGGCATACACCGCCACGGCCTGTGAGCAACGGGCTTCCTCCGACACCAAAAGTGCACATGGGAGCGTGTTTTTCGAAG GTATTCAATGGCTGTCCATTGAGGATACATTGTACAGCAAGTTGGATTCATCCGGACACGAGGGATCAGCACTTACTCATAGCTGCCGAAGAAGGAATTTACAACTTGAATCTGAACGAATTACACGAAACTGCTATCGATCAGCTGTATCCAAGACGAACTATTTGGATGTATGTCATTAAGGACGTCCTCATGTCCTTATCTG GCAAAACTCCTCAGCTGTACAGGCACGACCTTTTGGCAATGCAAAGCAAACAAACGCACAGGTTTTCGTTGCATATGAACAGAATACCCGAGAGATTAGTGCCAAGGAAATTCGCTCTGACCACCAAAGTTCCGGACACAAAGGGGTGTTCGAAATGTTGCGTAGGTCGCAATCCTTATAACGG GTATAAATACCTCTGTGGAGCTATGCCTGcgggaatatttttaatgcaGTGGTATGATCCGCTTAACAAATTTATGCTATTGAAACACTTTGATTGCACATTACCGTCACCTCTGAATGTATTCGAGATGGTTATTACTCCGGAGATGGAATATCCGATGGTATGTGTGTCGGTGAAGCAGGCGTATCAacagaataaattaaaactagATTTGGTCAACATGAATTCCGGAGCAAGCTGGTTCCATAGCGACGAATTGGAAGACATGGATGGCTCAG CCACCGTTATTCCAAGGAGAGAGAACCTCCAAGTAATAAATGTAACGCAGCTCGAAAAAGACGCGATCTTAGTATGCTATGACA atttaaTTAAGGTAGTGACGCTCGTAGGGAATCCAAGAGTAAGCAAAAAGCAGATCTCGGAGCtccaatttcattttcaaatcgaatctatCA TTTGTTTACCGGACAGCGTATTAGCATTCCATAAACACGGCATGCAAGGAAGGAGTTTTAAAAATGGCGATATAACTCAAGAAATCGTTGATCCAAGTAGAACGTACAGGTTACTTGGATCTGACAA GGTTGTGATGCTGGAGAGCCATTTGGTTCACACAGGAACCTTGACGGAGTCCGAAGGGGCAGATTTGTATATACTCGCGGGACACGAAGCCAGCTATTAG